Proteins encoded in a region of the Sterolibacterium denitrificans genome:
- a CDS encoding EAL and GGDEF domain-containing protein, with protein sequence MNKRLDQMTVYDELRKTMLEQRAIFDNVTVGVLFSRNRTVVACNALCAATLGYPEDELIGLPGIALYPSEEAYRLMARKAVPILAAGQPFHDEIEYRRKDGTTFWARTSAKAIDPQHPPNGTIWIIADITEERRVREELAQKTHELEAVFETSFVGIAVLYEERILRCNQHYAELIGHTVEEIIGQNMRMQYLSEADYAACQATFHANLQHGNEYQLEHRLCRKDGSSFWARLSARAFDPARPDEGTVWMIEDITDRKNAEEQVHAALAEQQLIFNNAAVGMVFVRNRIISRCNRKFEELFGYAEGELINNSMLILYPTLRDYDEDGLAVLDPLQRGETATSERVMRRKDGSLIWLRATGHRANTPGPGLDVIWIYEDVTERHQAEDALLRAHDELEQRVIERTSELARTNTQLQAEIYERLQAEQRIWHIAHHDALTGLPNRSLLLDRLDQALTQAARSQQRVAIMFLDLDRFKSINDTLGHHVGDMLLKHVAERLRESVRAVDTVSRLGGDEFVVVLHEIQTTEDAVMVAEKILSTLATAVAIEGHILYATPSIGISIYPDDGSETYALMKNADTAMYHAKENGRNTFQLFTSQMNDETNRIFTLEQRLRHALEQKHFVLYYQPLFDHGNDSVCGMEALVRWNDPEHGLIPPQEFIPVAEEIGLILPLGEWILREACRQSMAWQKQGLPALRISVNLSARQFRQKGLISMVQGILEETGMSANLLELEITESSLMHDADETLVKLRQLTEMGITLAIDDFGTGYSSLSYLKKFSVSRLKIDRDFVRDLCDDQDDAAIVSTIVAMASHLGLHTMAEGVETDAQLQALLDVGCRQFQGNLFSQPLPAAEVASLFDKPLNPSDHP encoded by the coding sequence ATGAACAAGCGCCTCGACCAGATGACGGTGTACGATGAATTGCGCAAGACGATGCTTGAGCAGCGCGCGATTTTCGACAACGTCACGGTTGGCGTGCTGTTCTCGCGCAACCGCACGGTGGTCGCCTGCAATGCCCTGTGCGCCGCAACCCTGGGCTATCCCGAAGACGAACTGATCGGCCTGCCCGGCATTGCCCTCTACCCCTCGGAAGAAGCCTACCGGCTGATGGCCCGCAAGGCCGTGCCGATCCTCGCTGCCGGCCAGCCCTTCCACGATGAAATCGAATATCGCCGCAAGGATGGCACGACCTTCTGGGCGCGCACCTCGGCCAAGGCCATCGACCCGCAGCATCCGCCCAACGGCACCATCTGGATCATTGCGGACATCACCGAAGAGCGCAGGGTTCGTGAAGAGCTGGCGCAAAAAACCCACGAACTGGAGGCCGTATTCGAAACCTCCTTCGTCGGCATCGCGGTGCTGTATGAAGAGCGCATCCTGCGTTGCAACCAGCACTATGCGGAGCTGATCGGCCATACGGTGGAAGAAATCATCGGCCAGAACATGCGCATGCAGTACCTGAGCGAAGCCGATTACGCGGCCTGCCAGGCCACCTTTCATGCCAACCTGCAACACGGCAATGAATATCAACTGGAACACCGCCTCTGCCGCAAGGACGGCAGCAGCTTCTGGGCACGGCTGTCGGCCCGCGCCTTCGACCCGGCCCGGCCGGATGAAGGCACGGTCTGGATGATCGAAGACATCACCGACCGAAAGAACGCCGAGGAACAGGTGCATGCGGCACTTGCCGAGCAACAACTGATTTTCAACAACGCCGCGGTCGGCATGGTTTTCGTGCGCAACCGCATCATCAGCCGCTGCAATCGCAAGTTCGAGGAACTCTTCGGCTATGCCGAAGGCGAGTTGATCAACAACTCGATGCTGATCCTCTATCCGACGCTGCGCGACTACGACGAAGACGGCCTTGCCGTCCTCGATCCCCTGCAGCGCGGCGAAACGGCCACCAGCGAACGGGTGATGCGGCGCAAGGACGGCAGCCTGATCTGGCTGCGCGCCACCGGCCACCGCGCCAACACGCCGGGGCCGGGCCTCGACGTCATCTGGATATACGAAGACGTCACCGAACGCCACCAGGCCGAAGACGCCTTGCTGCGCGCCCATGACGAACTCGAGCAGCGCGTCATCGAACGCACCTCGGAACTGGCGCGCACCAACACCCAGTTGCAGGCCGAAATCTACGAACGCCTGCAGGCCGAACAGCGCATCTGGCATATCGCGCACCACGACGCGCTCACCGGCCTGCCGAACCGCAGCCTGCTGCTGGACCGCCTCGACCAGGCGCTGACCCAGGCGGCGCGCTCCCAGCAGCGGGTGGCGATCATGTTCCTCGACCTGGACCGCTTCAAGAGCATCAACGACACCCTCGGCCACCACGTCGGCGACATGCTGCTCAAGCACGTGGCCGAGCGCCTGCGCGAATCGGTACGCGCCGTGGATACCGTATCGCGCCTGGGCGGAGACGAATTCGTCGTGGTGCTGCATGAAATCCAGACCACCGAAGACGCCGTGATGGTCGCGGAAAAAATCCTTTCCACGCTGGCCACCGCCGTCGCCATCGAAGGCCACATCCTGTATGCCACCCCATCGATCGGCATCAGCATCTACCCGGACGACGGCAGCGAAACCTATGCGCTGATGAAAAACGCCGATACGGCGATGTACCACGCCAAGGAAAACGGCCGCAACACCTTCCAGCTATTCACGTCGCAAATGAACGACGAGACCAACCGCATCTTCACGCTGGAACAACGCCTGCGCCATGCGCTCGAGCAAAAGCATTTCGTCCTCTACTATCAACCGCTGTTCGACCACGGCAACGACAGCGTCTGCGGCATGGAAGCCCTGGTGCGCTGGAACGATCCGGAACACGGCCTGATCCCGCCCCAGGAATTCATCCCCGTCGCCGAGGAAATCGGCCTGATCCTGCCGCTGGGCGAGTGGATACTGCGCGAAGCCTGCCGCCAGAGCATGGCCTGGCAGAAACAGGGCCTTCCCGCCTTGCGCATTTCGGTCAACCTCTCGGCCCGCCAGTTCCGCCAGAAAGGGCTGATCAGCATGGTGCAGGGCATCCTCGAGGAAACCGGCATGAGCGCGAACCTGCTGGAGCTCGAAATCACCGAATCCTCGCTGATGCACGATGCCGACGAAACCCTGGTCAAGCTGCGTCAACTGACGGAAATGGGCATCACCCTGGCTATCGACGACTTCGGCACGGGCTATTCCAGCCTCTCCTACCTGAAAAAATTCTCCGTCAGCCGCCTCAAGATCGACCGCGACTTCGTTCGCGATCTCTGCGACGACCAGGACGACGCCGCCATCGTCTCGACCATCGTCGCCATGGCCAGCCACCTCGGCCTGCACACCATGGCCGAAGGCGTCGAAACCGATGCCCAACTGCAGGCCCTGCTCGACGTCGGCTGCAGGCAGTTCCAGGGCAACCTGTTCTCCCAACCGCTGCCGGCCGCAGAAGTGGCGTCTCTCTTCGACAAACCGCTGAACCCGTCAGACCATCCGTGA
- a CDS encoding DUF4202 domain-containing protein yields the protein MVAHTDRYNRVIDLIDAANAADLNHELDPLSGTLLPKELLYARRMSAMLERFAPNAPETARIAVRAQHIQRWKIPRGEYPATPQGYKQWRTRLYKYHAETVAELMRRAGYDEDAIGRVKASVGKLGIKVNQETQLLEDVASLVFMAHYLEAFHAQHPEYDRDKWLDILRKTWKKMSPAGRAFAQTGISLPPVLTPLIAELAGSP from the coding sequence ATGGTTGCTCATACCGACCGCTACAACCGGGTGATTGATCTGATCGACGCCGCCAATGCGGCAGACCTGAATCACGAACTCGATCCTCTGAGCGGCACCCTGCTGCCGAAGGAGTTGCTTTATGCCAGGCGTATGAGCGCCATGCTCGAGCGTTTCGCGCCGAACGCCCCGGAAACCGCGCGCATCGCCGTACGCGCCCAGCACATCCAGCGCTGGAAAATCCCGCGCGGCGAGTACCCCGCGACGCCACAAGGCTACAAGCAGTGGCGCACGCGGCTCTACAAATATCACGCAGAAACGGTGGCTGAACTGATGCGGCGGGCCGGTTACGACGAAGACGCAATCGGGCGCGTCAAGGCCAGCGTCGGCAAGCTCGGCATCAAGGTCAACCAGGAAACCCAGTTGCTCGAAGATGTCGCCAGCCTGGTTTTCATGGCGCATTACCTGGAGGCTTTCCATGCGCAGCATCCCGAATACGACCGGGACAAATGGCTGGACATCCTGCGCAAGACCTGGAAAAAAATGTCGCCTGCGGGCCGGGCATTCGCCCAAACCGGAATCAGCCTGCCGCCCGTACTGACGCCACTGATCGCTGAACTGGCAGGCAGCCCATGA
- a CDS encoding esterase/lipase family protein translates to MSAYRKLTAGAWLAFAFAFGIIGAVSGPSPAAAAPAAVGTPAPGYTATRYPIVLVHGMFGFDSILGGFLDYWYKIVPDLRAGGAQVYVAEVSGLNSSEERGEQLVTQILYVLAASGAEKVNLIGHSHGGPTIRYAAAVLPGKVASATTVAGLNARGQPLTGIATNFEGQPLGGVIKGAAEGLAKLIDFLSGKQNAPEDAFKSFAALSPEGMAAFNARFPDGLPPADCKVLNGPELVNGVRYYSWTGNAIFTTYVDPLDYVFGLTGTAMRFMDPADNTANDGLVSVCASRLGRQLGIYRQNHLDEINNFWGLVSPHEVSPVVIYREHANRLMKLGL, encoded by the coding sequence ATGTCTGCATACAGGAAGTTGACCGCTGGCGCATGGCTGGCGTTCGCGTTTGCGTTCGGCATCATCGGCGCCGTGTCTGGCCCGTCTCCTGCCGCTGCGGCGCCGGCGGCGGTCGGCACGCCGGCGCCCGGCTACACGGCAACCAGGTATCCGATCGTGCTGGTGCATGGCATGTTCGGATTCGACAGCATCCTCGGCGGTTTTCTCGATTACTGGTACAAGATCGTGCCCGATCTGCGGGCCGGCGGTGCCCAGGTGTATGTCGCTGAAGTCTCCGGCCTGAATTCCTCCGAAGAGCGCGGCGAACAGTTGGTGACGCAGATTCTTTACGTGCTTGCGGCAAGCGGCGCGGAAAAGGTCAATCTGATCGGCCATTCCCACGGCGGGCCGACCATCCGTTATGCGGCAGCCGTCCTGCCCGGCAAAGTGGCTTCGGCGACGACGGTGGCCGGACTGAACGCGCGCGGCCAACCGCTGACCGGCATCGCCACCAACTTCGAGGGCCAGCCCTTGGGTGGCGTGATCAAGGGCGCGGCAGAAGGGCTGGCCAAGCTCATCGATTTTCTTTCCGGCAAGCAGAACGCGCCGGAAGATGCGTTCAAGTCCTTTGCCGCGCTCAGTCCCGAGGGGATGGCAGCCTTCAATGCCAGGTTTCCCGACGGTCTGCCGCCCGCCGATTGCAAGGTGCTGAATGGCCCCGAGCTGGTGAATGGCGTGCGCTACTACTCATGGACCGGCAATGCGATTTTCACCACCTATGTCGATCCGCTGGATTATGTGTTCGGTTTGACCGGCACGGCCATGCGGTTCATGGATCCAGCGGACAATACGGCCAATGATGGCCTGGTATCGGTCTGCGCCTCGCGCCTTGGACGCCAGTTGGGCATCTACCGGCAGAATCATCTCGACGAGATCAACAACTTCTGGGGACTGGTATCGCCGCATGAGGTGAGTCCGGTGGTGATTTACCGGGAGCACGCCAATCGCCTGATGAAACTGGGGCTTTGA
- a CDS encoding lipase secretion chaperone, with protein sequence MKLPAVRGAAIVIAIAAFLSLMLFAALAFWQWPAGDATESGQSSSWPGAPLSFAGKGAGAAGAASDDGFLLRNFNATPVAVPDDIDRQILDVAYWRKRGVDPLLNADLVRIFEQILGRAPSDPAALLAMHVPAEYRLQAQRLLGQYMRYRDALAQLDVPAHAGDSRSNAADALQAVLAVRRALQEKYFSAEEIGGLFADDNRYDAFTVERLRLAARNDLPLTEKEAQLAGLSNELLSPAQREARQAAMLPSRIMAHNRELETMNGDERLAARSSEFGAAAAVRMAAVDRQQAEWQQRIARYADADPASRQQLRETEFTPSERLRLEAAVRLYRARP encoded by the coding sequence GTGAAGTTGCCAGCGGTGCGGGGCGCTGCCATTGTCATTGCCATTGCCGCTTTCCTGAGCCTGATGCTGTTCGCAGCGCTTGCCTTTTGGCAATGGCCGGCTGGGGATGCAACGGAATCCGGGCAGTCTTCCTCGTGGCCTGGGGCGCCGCTGTCTTTTGCCGGGAAGGGCGCTGGCGCCGCAGGAGCAGCGTCTGACGACGGTTTTCTGCTGCGCAATTTCAACGCAACGCCGGTCGCCGTTCCCGATGATATCGACCGGCAGATCCTCGATGTCGCCTACTGGCGGAAACGCGGGGTGGATCCGCTGCTGAATGCGGATCTCGTACGTATCTTCGAGCAGATACTGGGCCGAGCGCCGAGCGATCCTGCTGCGCTGCTGGCAATGCACGTGCCGGCGGAATACCGGCTCCAGGCGCAGCGCTTGCTGGGCCAGTACATGCGCTATCGCGATGCGCTGGCGCAACTGGACGTACCAGCGCATGCCGGCGATTCCAGGAGCAATGCCGCAGATGCGCTGCAGGCCGTGCTCGCCGTCCGCCGCGCACTCCAGGAGAAATACTTCAGCGCGGAGGAAATCGGCGGATTGTTTGCCGATGACAACCGCTATGACGCCTTCACCGTCGAGCGCCTGCGTCTTGCCGCGCGCAACGATTTGCCGCTGACGGAGAAGGAGGCGCAGCTTGCCGGCCTGAGCAATGAGCTGTTGAGTCCGGCGCAGCGCGAAGCGCGGCAGGCGGCCATGCTGCCTTCGCGCATCATGGCGCACAACCGCGAACTGGAAACGATGAACGGCGATGAACGGCTGGCGGCCCGCAGCAGCGAGTTCGGCGCGGCGGCCGCCGTGCGCATGGCAGCCGTCGACCGGCAGCAGGCGGAATGGCAGCAGCGCATCGCGCGCTATGCCGATGCCGACCCGGCCAGCCGGCAGCAGTTGCGCGAGACGGAATTCACGCCGAGCGAGCGTCTGCGCCTCGAGGCGGCCGTGCGTTTGTATCGGGCGCGGCCGTGA
- the miaA gene encoding tRNA (adenosine(37)-N6)-dimethylallyltransferase MiaA: MTASLPPAIFLMGPTASGKTQLAMELATRLPIDLISVDSAQVFRDMDIGTAKPDAATLARFPHRLIDIASPEERYSAAQFRSDALREMAEISAHGRIPLLVGGTMLYFKALREGLADLPAADPALRAEIDALAAARGWPAIHAELARLDPASAARLQPTDAQRLQRALEIVRLSGQPVAALYAAQRQTALPYRLLALALVPSERSVLHQRIAARFDEMLHAGLIEEVRMLREKYALDASLPAMRCVGYRQVWEMLEGRLPERELRERGIYATRQLAKRQLTWLRSMAGIETFDPLAADCTDAILQRVRRFLD, from the coding sequence ATGACGGCCTCCCTGCCGCCCGCCATCTTCCTGATGGGCCCCACCGCCAGCGGCAAGACCCAACTGGCGATGGAACTGGCAACGCGGTTGCCCATCGACCTGATCAGCGTCGACTCGGCGCAGGTCTTCCGCGACATGGACATCGGCACGGCCAAGCCCGATGCCGCCACCCTGGCGCGCTTTCCGCATCGGCTGATCGACATCGCCAGCCCCGAAGAGCGTTATTCCGCCGCGCAATTTCGTAGCGACGCCCTGCGTGAAATGGCCGAAATCAGCGCCCATGGCCGCATCCCGCTGCTGGTCGGCGGCACCATGCTCTACTTCAAGGCCCTGCGCGAAGGGCTGGCCGACCTGCCCGCAGCCGACCCCGCGCTGCGCGCCGAAATCGACGCCCTTGCCGCCGCGCGGGGCTGGCCGGCAATCCATGCCGAACTGGCGCGCCTGGATCCGGCCAGCGCCGCCCGCCTCCAGCCGACCGACGCACAGCGCCTCCAGCGCGCCCTGGAAATCGTCCGCCTCAGCGGCCAGCCGGTCGCCGCGCTGTACGCCGCGCAACGGCAAACCGCGCTGCCGTACAGGTTGCTTGCCCTGGCCCTGGTGCCGAGCGAGCGCAGCGTGCTGCACCAGCGCATTGCCGCGCGCTTCGACGAAATGCTGCACGCCGGCCTGATCGAAGAAGTGCGCATGCTGCGCGAGAAATACGCCCTGGATGCCAGCCTGCCCGCCATGCGCTGCGTCGGCTATCGCCAGGTCTGGGAGATGCTCGAAGGCCGCCTGCCGGAACGCGAACTGCGCGAGCGCGGCATCTACGCCACGCGCCAGCTTGCCAAGCGCCAGCTCACCTGGCTGCGCAGCATGGCCGGCATCGAAACCTTCGATCCGCTTGCGGCTGATTGCACCGATGCCATCCTGCAGCGCGTGCGCCGGTTTCTTGACTGA